The Nicotiana tomentosiformis chromosome 2, ASM39032v3, whole genome shotgun sequence genome includes the window gcatagctagattaattgatataagtcgagacgttttgtttttactattagtcgatataggtcaaacgttttgtttttaatattcatcgatgcatctaagtaagttataagtcgatgaatcaatttacaaatagcatgttatatatagtatatgttagtgtattaattatttgtattacaaaagtgttaacgaattacatttatattatttagatagtaaatataaaagtaattcgaaagtttgatcaatgttgacgtaataaccgaccaactttgatcggttattttgcagaaaataacaattaccgaccaaagttggtcggtaaatgcttctcctacattaaccgaccaacattggtcggtaattttaaatataaattcttaaatattataaaatattttaaataataaaataattattaaaatttaaaaaattggacaaaattttcttgtctgaccagcttggTCAATTCGTTGGCCAATTTACCGactaacgttggtcggtatttagttttaaaaaaatataaatattttttttccccattttccgtccaacctggacggtgtttggtcgctttttttgaccgaccaacgttggtcggaaatagttggtcggtttttagcagatttttagtagtggtaTTTCGGTATACGGCTTATCAATTGtgcataccaaataccgtaccaaagtagtTTGGTACGgtggtacggttcggtattttcttATTTGGTTCGGTATGATTTCGATACGGTTCGGTATTGTACCAAATCTTTGTGAATAAAAGTGGTGAATTCTAATTCATTAGAAATCACATAACGATATAAGATCAGGACCCAATTATAACTTAGAGCCCCGGTCTATTTCTAGCTACATGCCTCTAAATAAAGAATGCATATTCAAAGTCTATTAGAATATACAGATGCTATGAAAATGTTTAAAGGTGATGATCGGCACTATCTGTGCATACAAGAAATCCTGTGCATACAAGAAATCCATAGCGTCCACCCCACTCTCCACCCAATTCACACAGTAACAATGCAGCAGATCCACCATAACATGCATTAGTTGAGTTAACTCCTTCAATGTAATTATTCCCACATTTCTGCATGTTTCATATGGCCAGGAAACAAGACTCACTACAATCAACTTATGAGATACTAAAGTATAAATTAATAAGTGAAGTAAAAGTTTAAAGGACAAACAACATAGCTAATGCAACCAAACAGTCAAGGCCAACTCCCAAAGAACAGTATGATTGAAAAGAAAAGCCATGAAACTCATTGTTGGGCAGGCTTCTTAAGTATTTCGGTAGTTCGGTATTTCGATTTACCGAAATATCGAAAAACCAAACTTTTGAAAAAGTGATACCGAATTAGTACCAAAGAACCGCTACCGAAATATCGAATTAATTCGGTCCAATCCAATTCTTTAGTTTTTCGAATTTTATGCTCACCCCTACTTGCTTTAATCCTTACACCAGCAATAGTTGTTGGTAAAAGATATCAACTGAAAATATGTGGTCTACATTGCATTCATGACAGTCTGGATTGCAGAATAAAAGCTTCCAAAAaagttcaactcacgattgagaCAGAATAATGGAGCTCGTAAATGTAATATGGTCTATATCCCATGATTGTTAGTATAAATTTATTCCTATTTTTCACGCAGAGATGATTCGTACTATGTATGTCCAAGTGCCTAGCTATTCGGTATCATGCAAAACATGCGTCTAAAAAGTTCATTTAAAAAATATTGAGCAGCACTAATTAAAAGTGTACTGAAATATCTATGACAATGATCTACCTTTTTATGAATAAGCTAGGTTCCATTATTCAAATATTTCATATAATAATAGGCATATCCTAACATTAGGTAATGGATTAAGACCACTTTAGCGTTTTTTAAATTGCATTAGGTTATGTTAGGAAGGGGTATGGTATGCCTAACTCCGCCAATATAAAAGTGAATTTAACTGTTAACAAAATAGATATATAGGGacatttattttaataaaataatgcaAAAAGACATTGATAGAACATACGACAAGAAATTTGGCAAATCAATCTTCATACTCTATTATTCTTATTTGGAGTTTATCATGACGTCTCTCTCCACAAATAACCGAATTAAGTTTCGTATGGGAAGTATTCATTGCTTCCTCTAACAAATTTTGTTGAATGTCATTTTAATGCACTTAACTTGGTTTAAATAAAAcatgaaaaaagaagaagcagCTATATACATACGTATTTGATTAAGATGCCATGAAAACAAATTAAGAAAGTCTCCATCATTTAcactaaaataaaatgaaaaaaagcATCCTTTTCTACAATTAGTAAGTATTTAATTAAGTTCGACCACTTAATCCTCTTTCAACAAATACTTCAGATTCTTCTTTTTCCGTAGACTTTCCAGCTTTGAGCTTTAATTCATCAAGATATTGCTGATAACCATAGGATAAAAATCCCCAAAGAGCCAAAATCATAGAAACAGCTTTCACCCCACTCATCTTCTCATCAAATATAATGACAGCAAGAACTGGAATTAAGGGCACACTTAATGTGGTAATCACATTAGCAAATAAAGCAGATACCTTCATAATCAAGCTGAGAAGTCCAATTGTGTAAATCTGCCAACACAATGCAGTCCATACTAAAGTCATAACATATGATACTTTCCCTAACTTATATTCTTGCATCTCTGATTTCATCCACTTCCATTCCCCACTCGCGAACAGACCAATTAGAATCGCACACGTGGCAAAAAAAGATTGCCAAATCACTACGTTCATCACTTCTCTCACTGTgcgttttttcataatttttctaaAAATACGTTCAGTGGAGGATAACAACAACGCCATACCTGCTGAACCAAAAAGTGTGCATATAAATCCTATTGTATAACTCTTCCCTTTGGATGATTCGCCGTTGCCTGAAGAGGAATCAATAGGTTGAAACACAAGAAGAATTGAGGAGATTGTGAGTAaaattatagaattggctatatAAGTAGTTATTTTTTGGGAATtgaggaaaaaggaaaagagAGCATTGAACCCCAATTGGCTAGCGGCAATTAAGGAAAATGTAGAAACAGGGAGGTGTAATAGTCCGACAGCATTCAACATGCAACTTCCACCCAATAGTAAACCGAGAAAAACATAGACAGACAAAAACATCCAAAGAGATGGATTTTTGTTATTCCTCGCGTTGTTGTCGTCTTgagtttcttctctttttttcaaGAAGAGAATTGGGAAAAGTACTGGAAATCCACCAGTTTGTACAAGTGAATTCATCCAAGTGCTTTTTCCACCTTCTTTGTAGTAAAGCTCACCGAGTAGTGTAGCAGCTGCTAGGCAAATTAGGACTAATAAAGAGTTGAAGCCTATTTCGAGCCACCTCTTGTATTTTGCACGCCACGAAGTCAATGATTGAGAGATAGTAATATTTGAACTATTCGCCATATAATCTGCTCCTTTATTAGCTTCCTCTTCAACTATATGAATTAGTGGCAAATAATAGTTTAAAATTTTAGGAAAACACAAACAAAAAAAGATGAAGACTGAAGGAATGTGCAAAAATCTTACAAGAAATGTGGTGCTGCTTTTCTTGAGTATCTCCCATTGAAAAATATATCAAAGTTCTTCAGACTTCTTAGGCCTCGTGGACACTTTAAGCTGAGATTATGTTTTCTTTTTGTAGTAATAAATGTCTAAATATATGTGAAATTGTACTAAAGCACACATCATCCCAGGAATGGATTTATGAAAGTGTGGGGGTTCATTTATTTAGGGAGGGGTTAGGTGAGTCGTTGCGTTTGGAGTGGGTGGGGGATGTGGGGTAATATGAGAGCACAAAACAAACAGAGTAAATTATTATCTGTTGCCAATCATGAAATATGGGTGGTTTTGTTCACTGTTCTTGTCGATTCACATTTCAGAAAGTCACCTTTTCCACTTTATAGAAAGTTGGATTAGGAACGTGTAACTGTTTTCTGCTATTCTTAGCTAATTTGCCTGTTTAATTATTGGATTTAATTACTTCTATCTCTTTTATTAGATGTGTTATGGTTTGATACACAAAATTTAAAATTGTAGAGAAAGACAATTTTGTGATAAACATGTCATTAGaatgttgaaattaaaaaatTGCTAAATGCTGGATATGATATCCTTTTTGATATATATTAAAAAAGGAAAGTAATATGCTTTCTCTGATCCATTTTAGTTGTTGTGGTTACGAAAAATAACTAGTTCAAAATAtttgttattttaaaaaattaattattttttctcaTTTTACCCTTAGTATTAATTGTTCTTGAAAGTAtatgattaaaaaaataaataagggTATAGTGGTTAAAAAATCCTTAATATGAATAATTTTTAAGGGACATGTAAAAAAGAAATATGACAACTAAGATGGACCGGAGAGAGTAATATAAATTGATTGTTAGAATTAAATCATGTGTTATATCTTTCTGATTTAGACGAGTTCTTTAGCAGGTGTCTATATACAGTCAAACATCTCTATAACAACgtcgtttgttccgaatatttttggatgttatagtggagtgctgttatagagaacatatattataacataacataaaaattggttccgaaaaagcttggcttttatagtgaagcgTTGTTATATATGGATGCTCTTATAGAGATGTCTGACTGTATATAGCAGAAATATATACAATAAATTTGTAAATGAAATTTGACGGGGGAAGAATTTATtgaatttgacaagattaatgtgaactagtgtgaacatttgaaACCTCAttttaggaagaaattggtagatgcatttttcatgcatttacgttgcatgatcacacttaatatgatgtcatgcacGACATTATTAAGGCTATCtcccttctataaatagcaagtGTTTTGTTCATTTGAAAAtatctctcacttgccttcttatatcctaaggcatttgaatctttTTTCTCTCatgtagtatttcacttgtatttttggagtgaaataaagtttgagttgattgtgtccgaggactaggcaaaaaATCAAATTTTACCGAACCTCATTAATTTTtggtgttctttttattattatctcatttactatttattagttacctttagatatagtagttgtaatttaatcactctctatatattcggcttccgcaataattggtatcagagccaaggttctATCTTAGTATGCTCTATGGTTGTAGCATAGTCTGAACTTCCACATTAGAAAAGAATTTCTTTGGTGTTCTGTACTGTCAGCAAATAAATAGTATCTGTAGCAAAAATGggagataataaaaatgaagagtccacatcgggtgtcagtaatacgtcattggcatcttcgcttacgacaagaattatgtcaaatgcgaaatttgcagtttaaatttttgacgggtcaggataTTTCGGGATGTGGAAAGCTGAGGTTCTTGATGTCCTTTTTCAACAAAGGGCTAGATATTGCCATAGAAGAAAAGAAACCAGACAATATCAGAGAAGGATATTGAAAGATTATCAACCGCGTTGCTTGTGGTACCATTTGATCTTACCTCGCAAGAGAACAGAAGTATCCATACCCAAaaagaaacttctgcaagtaaattgtggaatgcattggaggataaattcttgaagaaaaacagtcaaaataaacttTACATGAAAAAAAGACTGTTACGCTTCACATATGTTCCTGGTACTACAATGAATGATCATATCACCAGCTTTAATAAGGTGGCGACATATTTGTAGAATATGGACGTGACCTTTAGTGATGGAGATATGGACTTAATGTTATTAAGTTCACTTCccgatgagtacgagcacctcgaAACTACTCTACTTCATGGGAATAATGAAGTGTCTCTCAAAGAAGTTTGTTCCGccttgtacagctatgaacaaagaaagagagaaaaataaaaaagtggAGAAGGACAAGCACTGGTCGTGAGAGGTCGTTCTCAAAATCATATGAGAACGAAGAAATGAAGATCCAAGTCAAGATccagacccagcaaagatgaatgcgcCTTTTgccgagaaaaggggcactggaagaaagactgtccaaagttgaaaaataaGGCCAAACCTAACAATGGGAAGGCTGTCATGGATttaaatgtagctgattgtgacgaCTTTGATTTCTCACTAGTTACAACTGagccattcaaaccatctgacatATGGATGATGGATtcagcttgtagctatcatatgtgtcccaacaaggacttgTTCGTTGACTTTCAAGAACGAGAATATGGAGTTATTCACACCGCAAATAACAATCCTTTTACCGCATATGGTACTGGTTCAATCCGATTAAGGAACCCTGATGgattgatcagaacattaacaaaTGTTCGATACGTAccggaattgaagaaaaatctcatttctgTAGGAGCTCTAGAGTCAGAGGGGCTCAAAGTCATTGCAGAAAATGGGTtaatgagaatatgctccggtgcactagtggtaatgaagggaaTTCGGTGAAATAATAACATGTACCACTATCacggtagtacagttattgggacaccaacagtgacatccagtgatgacaaggaggcagaagcaaccaagctatggcacatgcgcttgggacatgctggaggaaaatccttgaaaatTTTATCAGATCAAGAATTGTTAAAAGGAGTAAAGACTTGCAATTTAGAGTTTTGTGAGCATTGCGTCAAGGGAAAATAGATaagggttaaatttggaacaactatccataatactaaaggtatTTTAGATTATGTTCACTttgatgtttggggtgcttccaaaacaccttcattaggtgggaaacactattttgtaacctttattgatgacttttcccgaagagtgtgggtgtatgcTATGAAAACTAGAGATGAAGGATTTGGGTGAggcgaagaaaattcttggcatggagataaaaagagatagatattcaaagaaactctatctatctcagaaagaatacttGAAGGGAGTAATAGATCGATTTGGCATGAATGAGAACACGAAGTTAGTTAGCACTCCTCTTGCTCCTCACTTTAAGCTTAGTGCTGCTATGTCACCGAAGAATGAAGCTGAACGAGAGTATATGTCAAGAGTGCCATATGCGAATgccgttggtagcttgatgtatgcaatggtttgcacAAGACCTGATATTTCACATGTTATCGGAGTTATAAGCAGATATATGCATGATCCtagaaaggagcattggcaagctgtgaaatggattctatgGTATATTCGTAATACTGTAGATGTTGGATTGATTTGTGAGTAGGAAGATAGTCAGTATctggttggatattgtgactcagattatGCGGGTGATTTGAACAAGCATagatcaactactggttatgttttCAATTTTGCAAATACACctgttagttggaagtctacctTGCAGTCAACGATTCCTTTGTCTACtactgaggcagagtacatggcaattacggaggctgtaaaggaggcaatttggcttcaagggTTGCTTAGAGAGCTTGGTATTGGTCAAGAAAGCATCACACTATTTTGTGATAGTCATAGTGTTATCCAATTAggaaagaaccaagtttatcatgcaaggacgaagcacattgatgtacTATATCACTTTGTATGAGAtattatagaagaaggtggagtcatggtGCAGAAAATTAGGACTACAGataaccctgctgatatgctaaCAAAAATAGTGACTCGATCAAGTTTCAATATTGTTTgaacttgatcaacattgttgaactttgaagGTTGAAGTTGAAGACACAATCAAAATTTACCAGTGAGAGAAAATTAAAAAAGTGAAatcttgccaaggtggagatttgttgaatttgacaaaattaatgtgaactagtgtgaacatttgaagcctccttttaggaagaaattggtagatgcatttttcatgcatttactgTTACACCcttgcgtcccaaggtgacgtagtgaatatgagactttttaatcatgatttaaatgattttaaagtcataatatgtctatatatgatgtttggatagaaaatatgaagtgtggaaaaaatcggattaaagttgctgAAAaaacgactaaggatttgccctgtaatacagctttttgagaaatacatttcgtATACTATATTAGGTCTTTTTggaacatattatataccaaattgaaggtcttggaatgaaggttccaacgcacttaaccgttcattcatacgacatccggataaaaagatatcaGCATCGGAAGATGTGCGAATGAGaaggtgccaagctagcaccttttgacttttcaaatgtTGATAAATCtgtcttaactcgtctctctcatCATTTTCACATAGAACCCGATCATAGAACACCATAGAACCTGtctttgagctctctaatagtgtttcaaagaatattatcatcccgggcacggaatcaagaggcgataacattaaaacgatccctacgacataagtatcgctatatcgcctctctttttctttgtagtttgagttttggaaggtatttcatagttaagaaaatgtgtaatttctgtatttaagtgtttaaatatcaagaaatgttgataaatttgtttcctaatagttagaactcacgggacggtgatcgaaagccgtgagttcgagttatttgacttgtagtggactgtatatttttctactgtttaatagggttttggaggacaaatggtgtggataaacaccacataatgacggaatggtgggctggtcattcgtcgttatatttttaagttgtttgacactactttggttgtcattttatgtatgaagtgattagggtgtgtgggctgttttgtggtatattgtgatggagataagattggaaaatgatgcttacatgttattattgttgtgttcttattGCTGttagtatatggtattggagaagggcctagttacaggggagatgctgcccaaatttacgtaaatgagctactagtttaagttgaggacttagcctttactcagcactaattttgaatctccttatgatgtggtagattgaattgagttgtttgaagaatttcttggaaggtattaaggactcaacgaatttaaggtatgttaaggctatcccttctttctttttggcatgatccaaatgatacaaacgaaacgagcaaaatacgcaactttcataaatgactctattcatagaaatactaggggtgtctatattcttgattccctatatgaattattattatatcctctattcatgggtctcataaaaatacgtatttgataaagtttgtccgaaaggcatattgattttatgatattcgagaaatcttattaacgtatttcttatgtatttcatgcatttatacatgtacattgacccatgaccagaaggcgttatatacgcatatattatctgtatatgggatatgggaaaaggttacggcgttatatacgtaccaccacctgatcagctggtatacattgatgattttgcccacagtggctgagatgatatgatgggatgccctcagaggcttgataatgttatgtacgcatatacctatgtatggtatggcatttatacgcacatgcatgacattataaattttcatgattcacagagttattcataatttcaggttgagttctttactccatgtttcttttatgtcttttatatactactatcatgccttacatactcggtacttaattgtactgacgtctcttttgcctggggatgctgcgtttcatggccgcaggtcctgatagataggttgagagttctcctagtaggctatcagctcagcaaaaggtgtttgtgcactccactttcTTCGGAGTTGCcaatttggtcagtatgatttgaatatgtattgtttggtatggcggggctctgtcccgacctttatgatatttatgtactcttagagacttgtagacagatgtcatgtatatggatactggtatggccttataggccagtatgtaaTATGTATacgtcggtatatcaagttgggtcatcctatattgagtatttcctaaTGTTTTGTTCTACTTATATCACGATAGCCTCTTCGGCTcaattatctatgatagtatgatacgaaagatacgttacgttggtactcggttgagtaaggtaccgggtgctcgtcgcggcccatcggtttaggtcgtgacatttaCATTGCATGATCACACTTAATATGATCTCATGTATGACATTATTAAGGCCATTTCCCTTCTATAAACAGCAAGggttttgtgtcacgacccaaaatccattaaaggtcgtgatggcgccggacatcactgtcaggcaagccaacactaaatagatagttaaattctcattttaatattttttttgaaatcgtaaatttacctCAATTTATCTAGTTAAAATGAacttacagaataaataacaatgtttttccaatttcaatactgaacatcctataatcatcccagaacccggtgtcacaagtgcatgagccttttctagaaatttaaaataaaatacaataactgtctggaatacaatttggacaggaaagaaaatacaatactctgaaggagactctgctagccgcggtgcgtcgtatagaatgcagctcatctaagtccccgccataatcgcgcctctgcacccacaaggccgctaaacatatgtgtacctacacaaaaatgtgtagcaagtgtagtatgagtacgtaaatcaacgtgtacctagtaagtatcccgcctaacttcgaagaagtagtgacgaggggtcgactcggataCTTACTATGGGCAATAATTAATACaccaatgatatgataaattatgaattttatgaggcaacggtaaacaCAATAATGTGAGGTatgtaaataattctcttgttaataggggatttccaaattcattttcatcttttaataatttatatctccggccaatgaggccatatcaattatcaataattccaaacaataaaattaagtcatgcgcaactcatgccgaggtcgtacgacccgatccaacaaatatttaaattgtgcactgctagagggtcgaatggcgcgaaccatagatgaatctatttaatctgccgaggcgttcggcccgttccacaaaagataaacacattcaaaccACTAAATTAAGGATTTATTTAGGTTTGATGTTCAAGgaaatatcaattctcattaacggtcaagtgacccgtccgaaacccaagtaggtgaagtttaaccttttgaaatttcctttatcaagttccaatatgtttTAAATGGTTAAATTAtcaagtaggatgcaagcatcgcaaaTATAACGCAATTTGGGTCtgagactacccggacataagcataatagtagctacgcatggactctcatcacctcgtgcatacgtagcccccacaaataggagcacatattgatttatttcacctatgaggtaaattctctcttacatggttagaaaggagatttacctcgctccgaagtcccataaccggctccaacgccactctagcacctcaaaccgatgtccaACGCTCCAAACTAGCCAGACAATGTGAaaaccaatgaaaatatactctaatactcataacaattcaatttataacaattccccactccgctcgaaaagtcgataaaatcaccctcgggcccacgtgcccggattccgaaattgtttttgaagataaataaccccacaaactcaaatatataatttattctccattccatgcccaaattcgtgatcaaaatccaagaataccaatttctaggtttcctaccaaaaccccacaaattctataaattttcatgtctaaatccatatataaaccaagtatttaacttgcaataggtgggaatcacttaccttgacatagatgatgaagatggagctccaaaatcgccccaagaccggctcccatggagaAAATGAAGTGCAAATGGCcaaaaatcccgttttaaaaCATCTCACTGCCCAGTCCGACTCCTTCTTCGCGACCGCGGcaaccccttcgcgttcgcgaagctcagcCAACCCAGGCCCCGAAaacctccttcgcgttcgcgttcgcgttcctcacgacgcattcgcgaagatttCCGCCCTCACTGCTTCGCGTTTGCATAcccagcctcgcgttcgcgtaggccaaacatCCCCAGGCCCAGTCCtcatttccttctacgcgttcgcgactcccCACTCACGTTCGTGTaggttcctcaagttcttcacCGCGTTTGCATCtcaaccttcgcgttcgcgaaggccaatctCAACAGCCCCACaatttcctcttcacgaacgcgggacttccttcgcgttcacgaagaaggacaccagacaccagcaacagcaATTCCCAAGCAGCTCCAAATGatccaaaaccaccccgaaacacacccgagccccccgggaccacgccgaatcataccaaccagtaccataacataacacaaacttgctcgagacctcaaatcacatcaaacaacatcgaaatcatgaatcacaccccaattaaaacttaatgaactttgaaatttcaacttctacaatcgatgccgaaacctatcaaatcacgtccgattgtcctcaaatttttcacacaagtcacaattgatattacggacctactccaacttcaggaatcagattccgaccccgatatcaaaaagtccacttccggtcaaacttctcaaaagccttcaaatttctagctttagccaaatgactccaaaatgacctacgaacctccgaatccacttccggatgcgctcccaataccagaatcaccacacggagctattcctagactcggaatcccaaaaggatattgataacattgaaatgcacttcaacccaaatttatgaaattcttccaaaatgccaacctccataataggcgccgaaacgctcacgggttatccaaaatccgacccggacatacgcccaagtctgaaatcatcatacggatatgctggaaccttcaaatcccaattcctagatcgtttactcaaaaacccaaccttagtcaattcttacaacttaaagcttccgaaataaaaattttctttccaaatcaactctgaactccctgaatctcaattccgactacgcgtacaagtcataatacctgaagtgaagctactcatggcctcaaactgctgaacggcgtgctagggctcaaaacgaccgttcgggtcattacattctgtcccacttaaacatacgttcgtcctcgaacgtggtaagaactgcgctggagttgtccgaaattacTGATTAGCACCTAGTGCACCTACTCGTGCTACCACAACTGAGTTGAGCACACTGGCTCGAGTAAATCTGTGGATTCCCCTTTTGTTTAGTCAAactagccttagagccaaattccaacatccggaatcttCTGCTAGGCCTATTTCCAACATACGATCACTGTATCAATTaaaacatgactgcatacctttgctgaattcactatgcaccgcattattcacacgaccataataacatcctctgataacaatagccgaaattccacgaacctgatgtccacaacacacctcatgccacacacatgtcctgctccaactcttgaaatgctgcaGCAGCGGAAACGATGCGTAGAAATTTACAACTAACTGCCgagtcaaccattcattgagtttctccccttaacaagaaccattacctcattctggactgaataccgatatttactctttaactaTGCCTCATACCGATCTGATCACATTgaccccagg containing:
- the LOC104101965 gene encoding purine permease 21-like, with the translated sequence MGDTQEKQHHISFEEEANKGADYMANSSNITISQSLTSWRAKYKRWLEIGFNSLLVLICLAAATLLGELYYKEGGKSTWMNSLVQTGGFPVLFPILFLKKREETQDDNNARNNKNPSLWMFLSVYVFLGLLLGGSCMLNAVGLLHLPVSTFSLIAASQLGFNALFSFFLNSQKITTYIANSIILLTISSILLVFQPIDSSSGNGESSKGKSYTIGFICTLFGSAGMALLLSSTERIFRKIMKKRTVREVMNVVIWQSFFATCAILIGLFASGEWKWMKSEMQEYKLGKVSYVMTLVWTALCWQIYTIGLLSLIMKVSALFANVITTLSVPLIPVLAVIIFDEKMSGVKAVSMILALWGFLSYGYQQYLDELKLKAGKSTEKEESEVFVERGLSGRT